One genomic segment of Mangifera indica cultivar Alphonso chromosome 6, CATAS_Mindica_2.1, whole genome shotgun sequence includes these proteins:
- the LOC123218810 gene encoding probable receptor-like protein kinase At1g30570, translating to MEKLQCRQVRSLFFLVIMFVFIRIGEAQSQSFLINCGANSSVNIDGRKWVGDLVRNSNVSFSSTGMAASTDSLSGDSIYEPIYKSARIFKDGLNYTVEVIPGNYIVRLHFCPIPLEDLNVNDSLFGAAANGLKLLSQLSVPGEIAHKNLYLQSSGENASSLSLIKEYVLGIKLDVLVIELIPSEGSFGFINAIEVVPVVDRLFEDTIQKVAGNDMDFNLSGRGIETMYRLNVGGPEIKPSQDSDLWRMWEVDSSYMITANAGVEIRNSSNITYASMNDSSLAPLLVYETARTMSNTEVLEKRFNMSWKFEVDPDFDYVVRLHFCELLYDSANERIFKIYINNRTAANTFDVFARAGGRNRAYHQDYFDAVSSKTYTLWIQLGPDTAAGASGTDALLSGLEIFKLSRNGNLAYVEKYDSAGNSVSRSKSWILWVGIGAGIASAVILAAVFTLVFYIRKNRRDKSSDMKNNSPGWRPLFLHKGIVNSTANAKGTGSQNPNGSTSSTRSGKRFTLAEIRCATNNFDESLVIGVGGFGKVYKGEIEDGSLAAIKRANPQSEQGLAEFETEIEMLSRLRHRHLVSLIGFCEEQNEMILVYEYMANGTLRSHLFGSDLPPLTWKQRLDVCIGAARGLHYLHTGAEQGIIHRDIKTTNILLDENFVAKMSDFGLSKTGPSMEHTHVSTAVKGSFGYLDPEYFRRQQLTEKSDVYSFGVVLFEVVCARAVINPTLPKDQINLAEWAMKWQRQRSLETIIDPHLKGNLSLESLEKFGEIAEKCLDDERKNRPTMGEVLWHLEYVLQLQEAWMHANDRENSFSGCQALAEVEEEREIRNGKEVPTLDEEKSK from the coding sequence ATGGAGAAGTTGCAATGCAGGCAAGTAAGGAGTCTGTTTTTTTTGGTGATAATGTTTGTGTTTATTAGAATTGGTGAAGCTCAATCTCAGTCTTTTCTGATAAATTGTGGGGCAAATTCTAGTGTTAATATAGATGGCAGGAAGTGGGTTGGTGATTTGGTCCGTAATAGCAATGTCAGTTTCAGTTCTACTGGTATGGCTGCCTCTACTGACTCATTGAGTGGTGATTCAATCTATGAACCAATTTATAAATCCGCTAGAATTTTCAAAGATGGATTGAACTATACAGTAGAAGTAATTCCGGGCAACTATATTGTTAGGCTCCATTTCTGTCCCATTCCCCTTGAGGATTTGAATGTCAATGATTCATTGTTTGGTGCTGCGGCGAATGGCCTAAAATTGTTGTCTCAGTTAAGTGTTCCTGGTGAGATTGCACACAAGAACTTGTACTTACAAAGTTCAGGTGAAAATGCAAGTTCATTGTCTTTGATTAAGGAGTATGTATTGGGGATCAAGTTGGATGTGCTTGTGATTGAGCTTATCCCTAGTGAAGGATCTTTCGGGTTTATAAACGCCATAGAGGTTGTCCCTGTGGTAGACAGGCTTTTTGAAGACACAATTCAGAAAGTGGCCGGAAATGACATGGATTTTAATTTGAGTGGTCGAGGGATTGAAACCATGTATAGGTTAAATGTTGGGGGTCCAGAGATCAAACCTAGTCAGGATTCAGATCTCTGGAGAATGTGGGAGGTTGATTCGAGCTACATGATCACAGCAAATGCTGGGGTCGAAATCCGTAACAGTTCTAACATTACCTATGCCTCTATGAATGATTCTTCATTGGCTCCTCTCCTTGTTTATGAAACTGCAAGAACAATGTCCAACACTGAAGTCTTGGAAAAGAGGTTCAACATGTCATGGAAATTTGAAGTAGATCCTGATTTTGACTACGTAGTTCGATTGCATTTTTGTGAACTGCTCTATGATAGTGCAAACGAGAGGATTTTCAAAATCTACATAAACAATAGGACTGCAGCAAATACTTTTGATGTCTTTGCGCGGGCAGGGGGAAGGAACAGAGCGTAtcatcaagattactttgatgCTGTGTCTTCTAAGACTTACACACTCTGGATTCAGTTGGGTCCTGATACTGCAGCTGGTGCTTCAGGAACCGATGCTCTCTTGAGTGGGCTTGAGATTTTCAAGCTGAGCCGAAATGGGAATCTTGCATATGTAGAAAAATATGATTCTGCAGGGAATTCAGTCAGCCGTTCAAAGAGCTGGATTCTTTGGGTAGGAATTGGAGCAGGTATAGCTTCTGCTGTCATTCTTGCAGCTGTATTTACTCTTGTCTTCTATATCCGTAAAAACCGGAGAGACAAAAGTAGTGACATGAAAAACAACTCTCCTGGGTGGAGGCCACTGTTCCTTCACAAAGGCATTGTAAATAGCACTGCTAATGCCAAGGGAACAGGAAGCCAAAATCCAAATGGATCTACATCCTCTACTAGATCTGGCAAGCGATTTACATTGGCAGAGATTCGTTGTGCAactaataattttgatgaaagtTTAGTGATTGGAGTGGGAGGCTTTGGTAAGGTGTACAAAGGGGAGATTGAAGACGGCTCTCTTGCAGCAATTAAACGTGCAAACCCTCAATCTGAACAAGGGCTGGCTGAATTTGAAACAGAAATCGAGATGCTTTCGAGGCTCAGACATAGACATCTAGTCTCCTTGATTGGGTTCTGTGAAGAACAGAATGAGATGATTTTGGTCTACGAGTACATGGCTAATGGGACTCTCAGAAGCCATCTATTTGGGAGTGATCTTCCTCCTTTGACTTGGAAACAGAGATTAGATGTGTGTATCGGTGCTGCACGGGGACTTCATTACCTCCATACAGGAGCAGAGCAAGGGATAATCCACAGGGACATTAAGACAACCAACATCCTATTAGATGAGAACTTTGTCGCGAAGATGTCTGATTTTGGGTTGTCAAAAACCGGTCCTTCCATGGAGCACACACATGTTAGTACTGCAGTGAAAGGAAGTTTTGGATATCTTGACCCAGAATATTTCAGGAGACAACAGTTGACTGAGAAATCTGATGTCTACTCATTTGGTGTAGTGTTGTTCGAAGTGGTTTGTGCACGAGCTGTCATAAATCCGACGTTGCCAAAAGATCAGATCAATCTTGCAGAATGGGCAATGAAATGGCAGAGGCAAAGATCACTCGAAACCATTATCGATCCGCATCTCAAAGGGAATCTTTCTCTAGAGTCATTGGAAAAGTTTGGGGAGATTGCTGAAAAGTGTCTCGATGACGAGCGAAAGAACCGCCCTACAATGGGGGAAGTTTTGTGGCACTTAGAGTATGTCTTGCAACTGCAAGAAGCTTGGATGCATGCCAACGATAGAGAAAATTCATTTTCGGGTTGTCAGGCTTTGGCAGAggtagaagaagagagagagatcagAAACGGCAAAGAAGTTCCGACTTTAGATGAAGAAAAGAGCAAATGA